The Rhodothermaceae bacterium genomic interval ACACTTTCTCTTGGCAGTAATCAATGATCAGGTGGAAAGCCAAGGATTCAAAATTTATTCCAAAACAGGCTCGAATCAGGGGATGACAGATCCTCGCGGCGGTGCGCTAGGCAGGCAGGAAAATCGCTTTCCTCTCAAAGCATCGGAGATTATTGGCCCTGGCCAAAACGATGATGAACGTATCCTTGATTTTGAAGGCTATGTTGATGTAGTCTACACACACGAACTTGAAAGCCCGGCCTATCTGCGGTTACAGAGACGCGGACGCGGTCGGCCACGTTATCAGACATCAACGATCCGTCTTGATAGAGGCCCGACTGTTGTCGACTTGAAAGGAGATCCTTTAGATCCATACGGTGTAACTTTCTACGGTGGTTATTTTGCGTATGAACGTACAGGAGATGCGATGCCGAAAGAATTTCGTCCATGGAATCAGGGCGATAATTTTTAGAGGGCTGATTTATTTGCTACTGCTCGTACCGTGCACCCACGTACTTGGGCAGAATATCGTGCTAACTGGCACGGTCACGGATACAACCTCCCAACGAGCATTACCGGATGCCCACGTATTCATTGCCTCGTCACTGATAGGAACCGCGACTGATAGCAAAGGCAAATTCATTCTCAAAGACGTCCCTGCGGGTGCCCATCGTATTGTCGTTACCATGCTTGGCTACGAACCGGCCAGTGTAGATACTCTTTTGAGGGCTGGCAAAGAATACGAGTTTGATCTCACCCTGAATCCTACAACTGTCGAATTGGAAGAGGTGGTGGTGAATGCTCGATTGGCTCGCAGATGGCAGCGACGGCTCAGTAAATTTATACGCCTCTTTTTGGGAGAAACCAATAACAGTGCTCTAACCACAATTGTAAACCCCGAGGTGCTCAGTTTTACAAGCCGCCTCGGAAAATTATCGGCTACTGCGAGTGAGCCCCTGATTATAGAAAATCGTGCTCTCGGTTACCGACTCCAGTATTACCTGAAAGAGTTCTTCTATTACGGCAGTACAATCAAGTACGATGGCGAGCCATCTTTCACAGAGCTAGTCCCGACGGACAGTATCGAGTGGCAGCATTGGCTCATGAACAGGGAGGCTGCTTTCAACGGATCCCAGAGACATTTTCTGCTCTCGCTTATGGCTGGACAGACGAATGAAGAAGGGTTTGAGATACATCGACGATCTTCCCTTGAGTCAAACAGAGCCCGGTTTACGGTGGAGCCAGATCAATTGCTGGAGCCTGGTCCTACTCCGCTTGAGCAACTACTGACTTTTCACGGTCTATTGGAAATCACGTACGTCAACGAATCAGAAGACGACAGTTTCCAGGAGTGGCAACGCCAGCCAACCTGGACACGCCCCGCCCCTCAGCGCTCCTTTATGGAACTAAATTCCGGCCCCACACTGATTGATGAAACCGGTGAAGTCATTGACCCTTATGGTGTCGTGGTGTACGGCTATTATGCATTTGAGCGTATTGCCGACAAGGTCCCTAAAGAGTACCGTCCCCCTGATTGGGAGAGCAGATAATCGAGTTAATGAGGCAACAAGACTGTATTTCCTGACTTGGCGGATCGAATTGCGGCATCCAAGATTTCCGTCGCGACCATATTGACGGATAACGAGGATAAACTTCCCTCTGGATCAATATCACCTCGCACAACCGCTGCAAGAAATGCGAATGGATCGTCACGGGGGCTTTCCCTGTTCGGTGGCAACTTAAAATGTTCGAGATCTGCACCGGGGAGACCAATCGTTCCATCCGTTGAATTCTTTGCATAGATGTATCCGTCCGTACCATAGACATCCATGTCTTTTCGATGGAACGGCCAGTTCCAGGATGCCTGAATAATTCCCTGCGCAGACGGATAGGTCACAATAATCGTTGCTTCGTCATCAACTTGGCCATAAGGCGGATCTGGTTTGAAGATTTGCGTGATTGCCGTTACACTTATTGGCCTTTGCCCCCCTGCAAACCAGGTAATCAGGTTTGCACCATAGCAACCAAAATCTGTAATTGCGCCTCCCCCATTTTTTTCTTCCGTCAAAAGCCAGGAAGAAAATTCCTCCCCCACACCGATTTCGATGGGACCGGGGTGTCCATCCCGCACAACCATCTTACGTAAATCTCCGAGCGAGGCGAGAGATTCTTTGGCATAGTGAACGCTTGGGTACCAAGTCGTTTCGTAATTAGTCAGTAAGTGTATGCCCGCTGAATCTGCGACCGCCTTCATTCGCTGTGCATGATCCAGTGAGATTGCCAGTGGTTTTTCAACCATCACATGCACTCCGCGTGACGCAGCAGCCTTGGTCACAGCCAAATGATCAAAAATATTTGTAAAGACCGTGATTGCCTCTGGCTGTGTCGCATCAAGCATTTCTTCAACGGATTCGTAGACCAACTCCGTATCAAAGCCAAACCAAGCAGCATGACGCTCAACCAACTCATGATCTGATTCTGCAATCCCAACAATTTCTACATCACCCCGTGCTTCACGCCCAAGTATCCAGCCCACATGTCCATGAACGAGTCCAACCACTCCAATGCGTACGGGCGCTGATGTATCCGTATTAGAGGCACCGGTAGACAAAGGGGAAACCTGCAATACGACTGCAAAAAGTACAGATAAAAGTCCCATCACTCGCCGCCACTCCCGTCTACTTTCCGATACGCTTGGATAAGTGCCATCTCACCTTCTTGCCCAGGATGCATGTTCCCATGCTCCATCCCCAAAACCCCTTCAAATCCCTTTTCACGAATATGGGTGAAGACGTTCTGATAATTGATCTCACCAGTTGTCGGTTCTTTGCGCCCAGGATTATCCCCGATTTGAAAATAGCCAATCTCATCCCAGGCAGCGTCAATGTTGGGGATCAGGTTTCCCTCTGTGATTTGCTGGTGGTATAAGTCATTCAGGATTTTACACGCGGGACTATCCACCGCACGGCATATCTCATATGCCTGCGGAATCTTTGTTAAAAAGAGTCCAGGATGATTATGTGGGTTGAGTGGTTCGAGAACCATCACAAGACCATGCGGCTCCAGAATATCACAGGCCCGGCGCAAGCTCTCAATTACATGCGCGGTTTGATACCCCATATCTAGTCTAAGATCAACAAATCCAGGTACGACCGTCATCCACGTGGCATTGACACGTTTCGCAACCTCGACAGACTCCTGAATTTCCTTCAAAAACTGCTCTCTGTGATCTGCATTGCCACTGGCAAGGTTGGGCTCACGCCAGAAAATCGTGTGCGCCACAAAGACCCCCATCCGCATATCGCGCTGAGCCATTGCACTTGCAATACGATCCTGCGTATCCGTACTGCGCCCCTTCATGCCATTGTCTTCCCAAGCGGTAAATCCCTGATCCGCCGCAAAATTAAGCTGATCCACAAGATCATCGCCCGCGCTGTGCTTGAACATGCCAAAGTGTGGGGCATAGTGCATTGAGAAACTATTGGAATTCCCAATTATGGAGGTACAGCCTAAGCCAGCCGCGGCGGCAGCCATAAGAGAGGCGGAGGGTAAAAATTCCCGGCGTGTCATTTTCCTGATCTGATTATGTAATGGATTGAAGATTATACATCGCAGAGACGCACCGCCTCGCGTAATGAGATCAATGGGGTTCGAGTTGGAATAAATTCTTGGCCCACAAAACCCGTGTATCCCGTCTCCACAATCGCACGCATGATTGCAGGGTAGTTCAATTCCTGTGAATCATCAATTTCATTTCGCCCTGGGTTTCCACCTGTATGGTAGTGGCCAATAAATTGATGATTATC includes:
- a CDS encoding carboxypeptidase-like regulatory domain-containing protein codes for the protein MNVQEMRCRKNFVHGIRAIIFRGLIYLLLLVPCTHVLGQNIVLTGTVTDTTSQRALPDAHVFIASSLIGTATDSKGKFILKDVPAGAHRIVVTMLGYEPASVDTLLRAGKEYEFDLTLNPTTVELEEVVVNARLARRWQRRLSKFIRLFLGETNNSALTTIVNPEVLSFTSRLGKLSATASEPLIIENRALGYRLQYYLKEFFYYGSTIKYDGEPSFTELVPTDSIEWQHWLMNREAAFNGSQRHFLLSLMAGQTNEEGFEIHRRSSLESNRARFTVEPDQLLEPGPTPLEQLLTFHGLLEITYVNESEDDSFQEWQRQPTWTRPAPQRSFMELNSGPTLIDETGEVIDPYGVVVYGYYAFERIADKVPKEYRPPDWESR
- a CDS encoding Gfo/Idh/MocA family oxidoreductase translates to MGLLSVLFAVVLQVSPLSTGASNTDTSAPVRIGVVGLVHGHVGWILGREARGDVEIVGIAESDHELVERHAAWFGFDTELVYESVEEMLDATQPEAITVFTNIFDHLAVTKAAASRGVHVMVEKPLAISLDHAQRMKAVADSAGIHLLTNYETTWYPSVHYAKESLASLGDLRKMVVRDGHPGPIEIGVGEEFSSWLLTEEKNGGGAITDFGCYGANLITWFAGGQRPISVTAITQIFKPDPPYGQVDDEATIIVTYPSAQGIIQASWNWPFHRKDMDVYGTDGYIYAKNSTDGTIGLPGADLEHFKLPPNRESPRDDPFAFLAAVVRGDIDPEGSLSSLSVNMVATEILDAAIRSAKSGNTVLLPH
- a CDS encoding TIM barrel protein — its product is MTRREFLPSASLMAAAAAGLGCTSIIGNSNSFSMHYAPHFGMFKHSAGDDLVDQLNFAADQGFTAWEDNGMKGRSTDTQDRIASAMAQRDMRMGVFVAHTIFWREPNLASGNADHREQFLKEIQESVEVAKRVNATWMTVVPGFVDLRLDMGYQTAHVIESLRRACDILEPHGLVMVLEPLNPHNHPGLFLTKIPQAYEICRAVDSPACKILNDLYHQQITEGNLIPNIDAAWDEIGYFQIGDNPGRKEPTTGEINYQNVFTHIREKGFEGVLGMEHGNMHPGQEGEMALIQAYRKVDGSGGE